Proteins from one Caldanaerobius fijiensis DSM 17918 genomic window:
- a CDS encoding HAD family hydrolase — protein MAYPPDPYWKIEVIHDDVKRGKFKSAIFDFDGTLSLIREGWQGVMIPYFVEVLKETPLAEDEESIEKCVTDFVDLLTGKQTIYQAIQLAEEVKKRGGVPLDPLEYKREYNRRLMERIRHRIEGLKSGKIAPEDMVVPGTFELLTALKERGLVLYLASGTDEPYVLDEARSLGIDVFFDGIYGAQDQYKLFSKAKVIQHMIEKHHLSGDELLGFGDGFVEIENVKSAGGLAVGVASDEVRRAGINQWKRNRLINAGADIIIPDYRKTQDIIDYLFPT, from the coding sequence GTGGCATATCCACCGGACCCTTACTGGAAGATTGAGGTTATTCATGATGACGTTAAAAGAGGAAAGTTTAAATCGGCGATTTTTGATTTTGACGGCACGTTAAGCCTTATAAGAGAAGGATGGCAGGGTGTTATGATCCCTTATTTTGTGGAGGTTTTAAAGGAAACACCTCTGGCTGAAGATGAAGAAAGCATAGAAAAGTGTGTTACAGATTTTGTAGATTTGCTTACAGGCAAACAGACCATTTATCAGGCGATACAATTGGCAGAAGAGGTGAAGAAAAGGGGTGGGGTGCCCCTGGATCCCTTAGAGTATAAAAGGGAATATAACAGGCGTTTGATGGAGAGGATTCGCCACAGGATAGAAGGCCTTAAATCCGGGAAGATTGCCCCTGAAGATATGGTGGTTCCTGGTACTTTTGAGCTGTTAACTGCATTAAAGGAAAGAGGACTTGTACTTTATTTGGCCAGTGGTACTGATGAGCCCTATGTACTGGATGAAGCCAGAAGCCTGGGCATCGATGTGTTCTTTGACGGTATATATGGCGCACAAGATCAGTATAAATTATTTTCAAAGGCTAAAGTTATTCAGCATATGATAGAAAAGCATCATCTATCAGGCGATGAGTTGTTGGGATTTGGCGATGGTTTTGTGGAGATAGAAAATGTAAAAAGCGCAGGAGGATTGGCAGTGGGAGTTGCCTCCGACGAAGTGCGCAGAGCAGGTATTAATCAGTGGAAAAGAAATAGGTTGATAAACGCAGGCGCCGATATAATAATACCTGATTACAGGAAGACTCAGGATATTATCGATTATTTATTTCCTACGTGA